CCTGCCTTAAAAGCTGCGCGTCGCTGGCAATTTTATCAAGAACCCCGCAAATTTCAGAAATTGAGCCTCAGCGTTTCCGATACCTTGCAAGGCATTGATGCGTTGGAATCTCACCTACAGCAACGCCGCTATCGGGTGTTTCGAGAAGGCGATACGATTTATGCGCGTAAAGGGATCGTGGGTCGTATTGGTCCGATTGTGGTCCACGCTAGCATGTTGTTGATTTTGCTGGGTGCCATTTTAGGCAATATGACCGGCGTGATGGCGCAGCAGTTGATTCCCAGTGGCGAAACGCAATCCATTGATAATATTGTAGATGCCGGTCCTTGGTCGCAACCACAGCAACTGAGTCAGTGGTCGTTGCAGGTGAATGATTTTTGGATTGATTATACTCCAGAAGGTGATATCGACCAGTTTTACTCGGATTTATCGGTATTGAACTCAGATGGGGAACCGGTGGCTAACAAGCAAATTAAGGTAAACGACCCACTGCGGTATGCTGGCTTTACGGTATATCAAACGGATTGGTCTATTGATGGGATTCGAGTTCGGGTGAACAATAGTCCGGTTTTTAAGCTACCGATGGCGAAACTCAAGCAGCCAGGGGAAGGTAGAACTTGGGGAACTTGGATTCCCATTAAACCCGATTTTAGCGAAGGGATTTCTATATTGGCGCAGGACTTGCAAGGGACGCTGGTGGTGTACGATAAACAAGGAAAGTTGGCTGGTAGCGTTCGAGTTGGTAAGTCGATTGAAGTTGAAGGGGTGACGGTCAAGGTATTGGATTTGATTGGCAGTACTGGCTTGCAAATTAAGACTGACCCCGGAATTCCTCTGGTGTACGGTGGTTTTGCTTTGCTGATGCTGGGTGTGGTGATGAGTTACGTTTCCCACTCGCAAATTTGGGGATTGCAGCAAGGGGATAGCTTCTATTTGGGAGGTAGAACCAACCGCGCTCAAGTTGCTTTTGAACGGGAGTTTTTAGAAATTTGGGAACAGGTGCGACAAAAACAGAATTCCTCAGCTTCCGCTTAGTTTAGCAGGGGAAGTTGCGATCGCGATCGCATTTTTCTAGGATTTAGATCGCTGTTTTTGGGACAGGCATCGTCGATACTGATTGCGTTGTAAGTTGCCAAGTCTATGTATTCATACGATGTCTGCTTGCTTCCCTGCGCCATTAGCGAAATGTGTGCTCAAGCAGCAAGAACGGGAAAAGTTACTGTAGCTGACCGATACGGTCTCATGGCAGCAATTTTAGACGAAAAGCTCAATAATGAAGAACGTCGCGCCATCAATCGCCTTTTATGGGCGATCGTCCGTGGTAGGCTAAAAGTGGTATCGGAACTATCCACCGAAACGACCCATTTTCCAGAAGGTTCCTTTGCGTTTCCTTGCCAGCATACAGAAATGCCATCCTCCTTTTCCCAAAGATATATATCCACAGGCAAATCGGTTTCCTAGCCCTTTGAGGGATAAAATTGTTTTTATAGATAGCTGCCTCAAACCTGCTGCTAGCAGATAGCCAGGTGAATGGTGCAAAAATGTAAAGAAGTGTTAAGATACTCAATTAAAGAAAATTAACCAGGGACTCTAGTTTTAGAGTCCTTCCTATTTTATTATGTGGTTTGTTTTTGCTCTCTTTACGGCTATTTTTGCTTCCCTGCGAGATTTGGTTAGCAAACAAGCGTTACAGCGGATTGGCGACGAATATATTATTACCTGGTCTTCGCGTTTTTTAGCATTACCGTTCTTTTTGCCTTTGCTATTTTATCAGTTTTCCCAACAACCGCCAACCTGGGATGCTTCCCTAGCGGGTACCATTTTTATTGTTTTGGTTTTGCAGGTCATCTCCAACATATTTTATTTTCGCGCTATCAAACTATCCGATTTATCGATTACCGTTCCTATGATTTCCTTTACCCCTTTATTTTTATTGGCAACTTCGCCTTTAATTGTGGGCGAATTTCCTGGAAAGTGGGATATTTTAGGAATGCTTCTGATTGTTGGCGGCTCCTATATTTTAAAAATCAGAAATCAAGAGCAAGGCTACTTGGCTCCTTTAAAAGCTTTATTTCGAGAAAATGGACCGCGGTTTATGCTGGCGGTGGCGATTTTTTGGAGCTTTCTTTCCACATTAAACAAGCTTGGGGTCGAACAGTCTTCGCCAATTTTATGGGCAGCTTTAAATTCTACCGTACTGGCAACGGCCATGACGCCAATTATGCTGTACAAATCCCAGCATAATTTAAAATTAATCCCGAAAAATATTGGGTATCTGTTTGCGGTGGGTTTGTTTCAGGGATTGACGGTTCTATGCTTCATGCAAGCGGTGAAATTGACCCTGGTGGCGGAAGTGGTTTCTGTGAAAAGAACGAGTATTTTATTTTCTGCTCTTTTTGGACATTTGTTTTTGCAGGAACCAGGTATTCAAGAACGACTGACAGGCGCTACCATTATGCTGGTAGGCGTGGTGATTATTACCTTATTGTAGTTTTTTTACATTTTTGTCTGGCTGGGGAGATTTCTCAGTATAATTTAGGAGTCGGAGAGCATACAGTGGGGATCCGAACAGGGGGAAAATACTGAAATCCTACTACCTGAGCCAATCAATCAAAATCGTGAAGGTTTCTATGGTTGAGTTAAAGAACGATAATTTTGGGAAAGATAGGGACCAGGAGACAACCAGCCACAATCAAAAAATTTTTCTATATCCAACAAAATCATTCATTTACAGATATAAATGGGGGGATACGGCAATGCAAAACCAAACGAAAGAAGGGGTTCCTACTTTTGGACACAATCGCAGCTATCGGCTGTTATTATGTCTTTGTGGCGATCGCTTGCAATGGCTGTCACCAGCAGAACGGCAAGCTCTCAATCAATTTTGCATCAATTGGTTGCGCAGCGGTCAATTAAATC
Above is a window of Geitlerinema sp. PCC 9228 DNA encoding:
- a CDS encoding EamA family transporter; amino-acid sequence: MWFVFALFTAIFASLRDLVSKQALQRIGDEYIITWSSRFLALPFFLPLLFYQFSQQPPTWDASLAGTIFIVLVLQVISNIFYFRAIKLSDLSITVPMISFTPLFLLATSPLIVGEFPGKWDILGMLLIVGGSYILKIRNQEQGYLAPLKALFRENGPRFMLAVAIFWSFLSTLNKLGVEQSSPILWAALNSTVLATAMTPIMLYKSQHNLKLIPKNIGYLFAVGLFQGLTVLCFMQAVKLTLVAEVVSVKRTSILFSALFGHLFLQEPGIQERLTGATIMLVGVVIITLL
- a CDS encoding cytochrome c biogenesis protein — protein: MTANNTTSFPDWIFVIPRFWKRELLPLLANLRLAIVLLLLIAVASMFGTVIEQGESVQFYQNNYPEEPAVFGFIDWKFILTLGLDRVYRTWWFLSLLVLFGSSLTACTFTRQFPALKAARRWQFYQEPRKFQKLSLSVSDTLQGIDALESHLQQRRYRVFREGDTIYARKGIVGRIGPIVVHASMLLILLGAILGNMTGVMAQQLIPSGETQSIDNIVDAGPWSQPQQLSQWSLQVNDFWIDYTPEGDIDQFYSDLSVLNSDGEPVANKQIKVNDPLRYAGFTVYQTDWSIDGIRVRVNNSPVFKLPMAKLKQPGEGRTWGTWIPIKPDFSEGISILAQDLQGTLVVYDKQGKLAGSVRVGKSIEVEGVTVKVLDLIGSTGLQIKTDPGIPLVYGGFALLMLGVVMSYVSHSQIWGLQQGDSFYLGGRTNRAQVAFEREFLEIWEQVRQKQNSSASA